Proteins found in one Hyphomicrobiales bacterium genomic segment:
- a CDS encoding polysaccharide biosynthesis C-terminal domain-containing protein, which yields MRIFTHEPLSRPRGHGATAARLAAGRPGGLKSLLRSSSLAVGARVAGAVLGICAQILLARILSAEDLGNFFVALSLATVLATVSTLGYPWIVPMILARADAAGRPHRAAAFLAWARRDIGVVSAGLAVVAILGIWLVPSFSIHTRWVLTAGAATAPVFALMRFNGPVANARRKFALGYLPDLFWRPLFLLGLIVALWALFGRFDVTGLLLGHLAITIALAAEMARRLNAADGTGDGVATAPGRLGPGRRGQGRRWRARALPMVVATLFIGVFADLDLLIAGSILNETETGIFGVCIKISMFLAFSIQAVHQVMVRDVANALQSRDRSALTAILFKANQTNLLVSLGAVAGVYWLARHFLALFGPEFVDGGLSLLLLAAAQAIRAAAGPATQILALTGHVRATLPVFAAGLALLFATNLALVPLYGLTGAALAVLIVTAVWSMGLSLLAKARTGLDVAIFRLPQLSALSGAKVGGSVQGGR from the coding sequence CCGGTGGCCTGAAGTCCCTGCTCAGATCCTCGAGCCTCGCCGTCGGCGCGCGGGTGGCGGGCGCCGTTTTGGGCATCTGTGCGCAGATTCTCCTTGCCCGGATCCTGAGCGCGGAAGATCTCGGCAACTTCTTTGTCGCGCTCAGTCTGGCGACGGTGCTGGCGACCGTTTCGACGCTCGGCTATCCGTGGATCGTGCCAATGATCCTGGCGCGGGCCGATGCCGCCGGACGGCCGCATCGCGCGGCCGCCTTCCTCGCCTGGGCGCGGCGGGACATCGGTGTTGTCAGCGCGGGCCTCGCGGTCGTCGCAATCCTGGGCATCTGGCTTGTGCCGTCCTTTTCGATCCACACGCGCTGGGTTCTTACGGCCGGCGCCGCGACAGCGCCGGTCTTCGCCCTCATGCGATTCAACGGCCCGGTGGCGAACGCACGGCGGAAATTCGCGCTCGGCTATCTCCCGGACCTGTTCTGGCGACCGCTTTTTCTTCTCGGCCTGATCGTCGCCTTGTGGGCCCTGTTCGGGCGGTTCGACGTAACGGGCCTGCTGCTCGGTCATCTCGCCATCACAATCGCGCTGGCGGCGGAGATGGCCCGGCGCCTTAACGCCGCCGACGGGACCGGAGACGGCGTGGCGACGGCGCCCGGCCGCCTCGGGCCGGGACGGCGCGGACAGGGGCGCAGATGGCGCGCGCGCGCTCTGCCAATGGTCGTCGCGACGCTGTTCATCGGCGTCTTCGCCGACCTCGACCTGCTGATTGCCGGCAGCATACTGAACGAGACGGAGACCGGCATTTTCGGTGTCTGCATCAAGATCTCCATGTTCCTGGCCTTCTCCATCCAGGCGGTGCATCAGGTGATGGTGCGCGACGTGGCGAACGCCCTGCAAAGCCGCGACCGGTCGGCGCTCACGGCGATTCTGTTCAAGGCCAACCAAACCAACCTGCTGGTCAGCCTAGGCGCCGTCGCCGGGGTGTATTGGCTGGCCCGGCATTTCCTGGCGCTGTTCGGACCCGAATTCGTCGACGGCGGCCTCAGCCTTCTCTTGCTCGCCGCGGCCCAGGCGATCCGCGCGGCGGCGGGGCCCGCGACCCAAATCCTCGCCTTGACCGGGCATGTGCGCGCCACCCTGCCGGTCTTCGCAGCCGGTCTCGCGCTGCTCTTCGCGACCAATCTGGCGCTGGTGCCCCTTTATGGTCTGACGGGCGCGGCGCTGGCGGTCCTCATCGTGACCGCGGTCTGGTCGATGGGGCTCAGCCTCCTCGCCAAGGCGCGCACCGGGCTTGACGTCGCCATCTTCAGGCTGCCGCAGCTATCCGCCCTGTCCGGCGCCAAGGTCGGCGGCTCCGTGCAAGGTGGCCGCTGA
- a CDS encoding glutathione S-transferase family protein translates to MTTLYATRGSGNCFKPFLLMNQLNIPFRTIAVDVLKGETRKAAYLAINPNGTVPYLKLNDGRGIGESNAMLWYLAEGSQLIPQDAYSRAKMLQWMFFEQSSLEPFISPARFFISILPDGRKGREREIAAWQERGRKGLTLLDAHLRDSKFIVADRYTIADIGVFGYTHVADEGGFDFANYPAVKDWIARVEDTDGYLPLSHLLQPAEQALQTGAGAA, encoded by the coding sequence ATGACGACACTCTACGCAACCAGAGGATCGGGCAACTGTTTCAAGCCGTTCTTGCTTATGAACCAGCTGAACATCCCGTTCCGCACCATCGCGGTCGACGTCCTGAAGGGCGAGACGCGCAAGGCCGCATATCTGGCGATCAATCCCAATGGAACGGTTCCCTATCTGAAGCTCAACGACGGCCGCGGCATCGGCGAGTCCAACGCGATGCTGTGGTACCTTGCCGAGGGCTCGCAGCTGATCCCGCAGGACGCCTACTCGCGCGCCAAGATGCTTCAATGGATGTTTTTCGAGCAATCGAGCCTCGAGCCGTTCATTTCGCCGGCGCGGTTCTTCATCTCCATTCTTCCGGACGGGCGGAAAGGCCGGGAGAGGGAAATTGCCGCCTGGCAGGAGCGCGGCCGCAAGGGGCTGACGCTTCTCGACGCCCATCTGCGCGACAGCAAGTTCATCGTCGCCGATCGCTACACCATCGCCGACATCGGCGTCTTTGGCTACACCCATGTGGCCGATGAGGGCGGCTTCGATTTCGCCAACTATCCAGCGGTGAAGGACTGGATCGCGCGGGTCGAGGACACGGACGGTTATTTGCCGCTGTCCCATCTGCTGCAACCGGCCGAACAGGCGCTGCAAACGGGGGCCGGGGCCGCCTGA
- a CDS encoding EAL domain-containing protein produces the protein MANATQERTPKAAKNGAVRDQMVASDGAPSYVDRLKTPVWIFDIDRSRVVWANQRALEVWSAESMEELKSRDLRKDMSVSVAKRLKQYQEDFEKHNASFSEIWTLYPNGVPRTLRVNYSGVRLPDGRMAMFCEGTEHQSETPETLRSAEALLHATVMISLYSLDGQPLYRNPAARADVGSVNETLLSRFVDESDHQKIRSALSRSGEGRLVARIRSFAGIRWHEITARECRDAATGSPAILISEVDVSDLKETEEKAHFLALHDVLTGLLNRTYVQREFQTLLDAAKERKEHIGLLFIDIDRFKNINDSLGHAAGDELLIESARRLRSAIRETDIVSRIGGDEFLVLLKDASHEPNLDEVAERIRAELSKPVLVGNCELQVTPSIGISVFPEDGPDMETLMKSADLALYEAKDGGRNCHRYFSAAMKERAETRLETESSLRRALEEQEFEVFYQPRVSVADNQIVGAEALLRWRHGTKGLVGPNEFISICEETGLIEPLGEWVLETAARQQKAWQDQGYLLDVSVNLSPRQFRNKMLLPIVGRITDETGCDPTHIDLEITESMLMGSDDDIGETLRTLSGLGFRISIDDFGTGYSNLSYIQRYPVSCLKIDRSFIADLKKNSAITKLIISLCKMINAKVIAEGVETEEQLAWLRKNECNEYQGFLFGPPTTVDEFDRLLVQTNTQREPHCYLQYAG, from the coding sequence ATGGCCAATGCGACTCAAGAGAGAACGCCGAAGGCGGCGAAGAACGGCGCCGTTCGCGATCAAATGGTCGCGAGCGACGGCGCGCCTTCCTACGTCGATCGGCTGAAGACGCCGGTGTGGATCTTCGACATCGACAGAAGTCGTGTCGTCTGGGCCAACCAGCGCGCTCTTGAAGTCTGGTCCGCGGAATCCATGGAGGAACTCAAGTCCCGCGACCTGCGAAAGGACATGTCGGTTTCGGTCGCCAAGCGGCTCAAGCAGTATCAAGAGGATTTCGAGAAGCACAATGCTTCTTTCTCGGAAATCTGGACGCTCTATCCCAACGGGGTGCCTCGCACGCTGCGCGTGAACTACAGCGGAGTCCGTCTGCCGGACGGCCGCATGGCGATGTTTTGCGAGGGGACCGAACACCAGTCCGAGACTCCGGAGACCCTGCGCAGCGCCGAAGCGCTGTTGCACGCCACGGTGATGATCTCGCTCTACAGTCTCGACGGCCAGCCGCTGTACCGAAATCCGGCTGCACGCGCCGATGTCGGCTCCGTCAACGAGACCCTTCTGTCACGCTTTGTCGACGAATCCGACCATCAAAAGATCAGAAGCGCCCTCAGCCGTAGCGGCGAAGGGCGGCTGGTGGCGCGGATTCGCTCATTCGCGGGCATCCGATGGCACGAGATTACGGCCCGGGAATGCCGCGACGCGGCAACCGGATCACCGGCCATCCTGATCAGCGAGGTCGATGTCTCTGACCTCAAGGAGACCGAGGAAAAAGCGCACTTCCTGGCGTTGCACGATGTGCTGACCGGGCTCTTGAACCGGACCTATGTGCAGCGTGAATTCCAGACCTTGCTGGACGCCGCCAAGGAGAGAAAGGAGCATATCGGCCTCCTTTTCATCGACATCGACCGGTTCAAGAACATCAACGATTCGCTGGGTCACGCGGCCGGCGACGAACTGCTGATCGAATCCGCCCGTCGGCTGCGAAGCGCGATCCGCGAGACGGATATCGTGTCGCGCATCGGCGGCGACGAGTTCCTAGTTCTGCTGAAAGACGCCAGCCACGAGCCGAATCTCGACGAGGTCGCCGAACGCATTCGCGCCGAGCTTTCGAAGCCGGTCCTTGTCGGGAACTGCGAGCTTCAGGTCACGCCCAGCATCGGCATCAGCGTGTTTCCCGAGGACGGGCCGGACATGGAAACGCTGATGAAGAGCGCCGATCTGGCTCTGTACGAGGCCAAGGATGGCGGTCGCAACTGTCACCGCTATTTCTCAGCGGCAATGAAAGAGCGCGCGGAGACGAGGCTGGAAACCGAATCGAGTCTGCGCCGCGCCCTGGAAGAGCAGGAATTCGAGGTCTTTTATCAGCCGCGCGTCTCCGTTGCCGACAACCAGATCGTCGGCGCGGAAGCGCTGCTGAGGTGGCGCCACGGCACAAAGGGGCTCGTCGGTCCCAACGAATTCATCTCCATTTGCGAGGAAACGGGATTGATCGAACCGCTCGGCGAGTGGGTGCTGGAGACCGCCGCCAGGCAGCAGAAGGCCTGGCAGGATCAGGGCTACCTTCTCGACGTGTCCGTCAACCTGTCGCCGCGCCAGTTTCGCAATAAGATGCTGCTGCCGATTGTCGGCCGCATAACCGATGAGACGGGATGCGATCCGACGCACATCGACCTCGAGATCACCGAGTCGATGCTCATGGGCAGCGACGACGATATCGGCGAAACGCTTCGGACCTTGAGCGGTCTCGGCTTCCGCATTTCCATTGACGACTTCGGTACGGGATACTCCAACCTGTCGTACATCCAACGCTATCCTGTGAGTTGCCTGAAGATAGACCGGTCGTTCATCGCCGATCTGAAAAAGAACAGCGCGATAACGAAACTTATTATTTCACTTTGCAAGATGATAAATGCAAAGGTGATCGCCGAGGGCGTCGAAACCGAAGAGCAGCTCGCCTGGCTTCGCAAAAACGAGTGTAATGAATACCAGGGATTCTTGTTCGGCCCCCCGACGACCGTTGACGAATTCGACAGACTGCTCGTGCAAACGAACACGCAAAGAGAGCCGCACTGTTACTTGCAATATGCGGGCTGA
- a CDS encoding universal stress protein, with product MAIKDLLVAYQGEESSQKALKFALQMAKKYNAAVTGAHVYVAQQYSSQVRNWIPGEVLEALRKAEEATVKTIEKSFRDVVKETNPKAAHDWISVEGPPSLLLARLSRCFDILLTGQFEGAIRHGGRLVQPEELALRSGKPMIIVPQEYRVRPFKEEAVVAWDGSRSAARALTDAMQILETKKRLHVVTVTKDGDDEDTKRLGDHDIFEHLKRHGIAAQPLRLEVKGSTGRTILDYCEKTDPDILVMGAFGRGNLGALLFGGVSRYILEHQTVPVLMSH from the coding sequence GTGGCTATCAAAGACTTGCTCGTTGCCTACCAGGGGGAGGAGAGTTCCCAGAAGGCACTCAAGTTCGCACTGCAGATGGCGAAGAAATACAATGCGGCGGTCACGGGCGCCCACGTGTATGTGGCGCAACAATATTCGAGCCAGGTCCGCAACTGGATTCCGGGGGAGGTCCTGGAAGCCCTGCGCAAGGCCGAGGAAGCAACGGTCAAGACCATCGAGAAGTCGTTCCGCGATGTCGTCAAGGAAACCAACCCCAAGGCCGCGCACGACTGGATCTCAGTCGAAGGCCCGCCGAGCCTGTTGCTCGCGCGCCTGTCGCGCTGCTTCGATATTCTGCTGACCGGCCAGTTCGAGGGCGCCATCCGCCATGGCGGGCGCCTAGTGCAGCCGGAGGAGCTCGCCTTGCGCTCTGGAAAGCCGATGATCATCGTGCCGCAGGAATACAGGGTCCGCCCGTTCAAGGAGGAGGCCGTGGTTGCCTGGGACGGCAGCCGCTCGGCAGCGCGGGCGCTCACCGACGCCATGCAGATCCTGGAGACCAAGAAACGCCTCCATGTGGTGACCGTGACGAAGGATGGCGATGACGAAGACACCAAGCGGCTCGGCGACCACGATATCTTCGAGCACCTCAAGCGCCACGGCATCGCCGCGCAGCCTCTCCGCCTGGAGGTGAAGGGCAGCACGGGCAGAACCATTCTCGACTATTGCGAGAAAACCGACCCGGACATACTGGTGATGGGCGCCTTCGGCCGCGGCAATCTCGGCGCCTTGCTGTTCGGTGGGGTCTCGCGCTACATCCTCGAGCACCAGACGGTGCCGGTGCTGATGTCACACTGA
- a CDS encoding heme biosynthesis HemY N-terminal domain-containing protein, with the protein MTRLIVSFIAVALIAAGIAWLVDRPGELVLTWEGYRVETSLVAAGILVLVAIIVAMTGWTGLRFVLGIPGALSGFLRNRRRAKGYQALSRGMIAVGTGDAGLAAKYAEQAQAIMGEEPLTLLLKAQTAQLKGDPATAMRSFQAMLAAPETEILGLRGLFIEAERKGDAAAMRGLAERALRLDPATPWAARALFEMHCAGRDWAGALAMLNANRANGIIDKASARRPRAVLLTARAMGVAETDPERALALALEAHGLAPDLVPAANLAGRLLADADNTRRAVRVLEKTWKLFSHPDIAEAYINVRPGDSTRDRLKRMRTLAAKAKDPREGAIALAGAAADAHEWGEAREALKPYLGAGPTQRICMLMAEIEDGEHGDAGRGRAWLSRAVRAPRDPAWTADGVVSEDWAPVSPVTGRLDAFEWKVPVEALGSPSPDLFGEPEADVKTLVLPVNVAAPAAAETAKAEAAAPAPSGEEKRTDTGEKAKAEATASAPGGNEEKANAGGKAKAETGDDRVAAGSASAAPVVPRPPDDPGPDGDAISDEDAELQRGG; encoded by the coding sequence ATGACCCGTTTGATCGTCAGTTTTATAGCCGTGGCGCTGATCGCCGCCGGCATTGCGTGGCTCGTCGATCGGCCCGGTGAGCTGGTGCTGACTTGGGAGGGATACCGGGTCGAGACAAGCCTCGTCGCCGCGGGGATCCTGGTGCTGGTTGCGATCATCGTGGCGATGACCGGCTGGACAGGGCTCAGATTCGTCCTCGGCATTCCCGGCGCGCTGTCGGGCTTTCTGCGCAACCGCCGCCGCGCCAAGGGCTATCAGGCGCTGTCGCGCGGCATGATCGCGGTCGGCACGGGTGACGCCGGGCTTGCGGCCAAGTATGCCGAGCAGGCGCAGGCGATCATGGGCGAGGAGCCGCTCACCCTGCTGCTCAAGGCACAGACCGCGCAGCTCAAGGGCGACCCCGCGACCGCAATGCGAAGCTTTCAGGCCATGCTCGCCGCGCCGGAAACCGAGATCCTCGGCCTGCGCGGCCTGTTCATCGAAGCCGAACGCAAGGGCGATGCTGCGGCGATGCGCGGCCTTGCCGAGCGCGCTCTCAGGCTCGACCCGGCGACCCCATGGGCAGCAAGGGCGCTGTTCGAGATGCATTGCGCCGGGCGCGACTGGGCCGGCGCGCTGGCGATGCTCAATGCCAATCGGGCAAACGGGATCATCGACAAGGCTTCCGCGCGGCGACCGCGCGCGGTGCTGCTCACGGCCCGGGCGATGGGAGTGGCGGAGACCGATCCCGAGCGGGCGCTTGCCTTGGCGCTCGAGGCACACGGCCTTGCCCCCGACCTGGTGCCGGCGGCGAACCTCGCCGGCCGGCTCCTTGCCGACGCCGACAATACGCGCCGCGCGGTCAGGGTCCTGGAAAAAACCTGGAAGCTGTTCTCGCACCCCGACATTGCCGAGGCCTATATCAATGTGCGCCCCGGCGATTCGACCCGCGACCGCCTGAAGCGCATGCGCACCCTGGCGGCCAAGGCCAAGGACCCGCGCGAGGGCGCCATCGCGCTCGCCGGTGCCGCCGCCGACGCGCACGAATGGGGCGAGGCGCGCGAGGCGCTGAAACCTTATCTGGGCGCCGGGCCGACCCAGCGCATTTGCATGCTGATGGCGGAGATCGAGGACGGCGAGCATGGCGATGCCGGTCGCGGCCGGGCGTGGCTGTCCCGCGCCGTGCGCGCGCCGCGCGATCCGGCGTGGACGGCGGACGGGGTGGTCAGCGAGGACTGGGCGCCGGTATCGCCGGTCACCGGCCGCCTCGATGCGTTTGAATGGAAAGTGCCGGTCGAGGCGCTGGGCTCGCCCTCGCCGGACCTGTTCGGCGAACCGGAAGCCGACGTCAAGACGCTCGTCCTGCCGGTGAACGTCGCCGCGCCGGCGGCGGCCGAAACCGCCAAGGCGGAAGCTGCGGCACCGGCGCCGAGCGGCGAAGAAAAGAGGACCGATACCGGCGAGAAGGCCAAGGCCGAAGCCACCGCGTCCGCACCGGGCGGCAATGAAGAGAAAGCCAACGCGGGCGGCAAGGCCAAGGCCGAAACCGGCGACGACAGGGTTGCGGCCGGTTCGGCGTCCGCGGCGCCTGTGGTGCCGCGGCCGCCCGACGATCCCGGCCCGGACGGCGATGCGATCAGCGACGAGGACGCCGAGTTGCAAAGGGGCGGATAG